From the genome of Helicobacter pylori, one region includes:
- a CDS encoding endonuclease MutS2, translating to MMNNNTPPKPLEESLDLKEFIALFKTFFAKERDSIVLESDLKQAFTYLNEVDAIGLIAPKSVKESDLIVIKLTKLGTLHLDEIHEIVKRLHYIVILQNTFKTFTHLKFHERLNAIVLPPFFNDLIALFDDEGKIKQGANATLDALNESLNRLKKESVKIIRHYARSKELAPYLVDTQSHLKHGYECLLLKSGFSSAIKGVVLERSANGYFYLLPESAQKIAQKIAQIDNEIDYCIVEMCQTLSHSLQKHLLFLKFLFKEFDFLDSLQARLNFAKAYNLEFVMPSFSQKKMILEDFSHPILKEPKPLNLKFEKSMLAVTGVNAGGKTMLLKSLLSAAFLSKHLIPMKINAHHSIIPYFKEIHAIINDPQNSANNISTFAGRMKQFSALLPKENMLLGVDEIELGTDADEASSLYKTLLEKLLKQNNQIIITTHHKRLSVLMAENKEVELLAALYDEEKERPTYTFLKGVIGKSYAFETALRYGVPHFLIEKAKAFYGEDKEKLNVLIENSSALERELKQKNENLENALKEQEDLKNAWLLEREKQKEIFHNKKLELEKSYQQALNILKSEVASKDTSSMHKEIHKASEILNKHKTSQEIPQTITSFQTNEKVRYKNESVLIVQILDKGYYWIETELGMRLKAHGSLLKKIQKPPKNKFKPPKTIIPKPQKASLHLDLRGQRSEEALDLLDAFLNDALLGGFEEVLICHGKGSGILEKFVKEFLKNHPKVVSFSDAPINLGGSGVKIVKL from the coding sequence ATGATGAATAATAATACCCCACCCAAACCACTAGAAGAAAGCCTGGATTTAAAAGAGTTTATCGCTCTTTTTAAAACCTTTTTTGCAAAAGAAAGAGATTCTATTGTTTTAGAAAGCGATCTCAAACAGGCTTTCACTTATTTAAACGAAGTGGATGCGATCGGTTTGATCGCCCCTAAAAGCGTGAAAGAAAGCGATCTTATTGTCATTAAACTCACTAAATTAGGAACGCTCCATTTAGATGAAATCCATGAGATTGTCAAACGATTGCACTACATTGTCATTTTACAAAACACTTTTAAAACTTTCACGCATTTAAAATTTCATGAACGCCTTAACGCTATTGTCCTGCCCCCATTTTTTAATGATCTCATCGCTTTATTTGATGATGAAGGAAAAATCAAACAAGGGGCTAACGCTACCCTAGACGCTTTGAATGAAAGTTTGAACCGCCTTAAAAAAGAGAGCGTAAAAATCATTCGCCATTACGCGCGCTCTAAAGAGCTTGCCCCTTATTTAGTGGATACGCAAAGCCACCTTAAACATGGTTATGAATGTCTTTTATTGAAAAGCGGGTTTTCTAGTGCGATTAAAGGCGTTGTGCTAGAAAGGAGCGCTAATGGCTATTTCTATCTTTTGCCTGAAAGCGCGCAAAAAATCGCACAAAAAATCGCGCAAATTGATAATGAAATAGATTACTGTATTGTTGAAATGTGTCAAACTCTAAGCCATAGCTTGCAAAAACACCTTTTATTTTTAAAATTCCTTTTTAAAGAATTTGATTTTTTAGACAGCTTGCAAGCGCGGCTTAATTTCGCTAAAGCCTACAATTTAGAATTTGTCATGCCAAGCTTTTCTCAAAAAAAAATGATTTTAGAAGACTTTTCGCACCCCATTTTAAAAGAGCCAAAGCCCTTAAATTTGAAATTTGAAAAATCAATGCTCGCTGTTACCGGCGTGAATGCGGGCGGGAAAACCATGCTCTTAAAATCGCTTTTAAGCGCGGCTTTTTTAAGCAAGCACCTCATTCCTATGAAAATCAACGCTCATCATTCCATTATCCCCTATTTTAAAGAAATCCACGCCATTATTAATGACCCTCAAAACAGCGCGAACAATATCTCTACTTTTGCAGGCAGAATGAAGCAATTTAGCGCTCTTTTACCCAAAGAAAACATGCTGTTAGGCGTTGATGAAATTGAGTTAGGGACTGACGCTGATGAAGCGAGCAGCTTGTATAAAACCCTGCTAGAAAAATTGCTTAAACAAAACAACCAAATCATTATCACCACGCACCACAAACGCCTGAGCGTGTTAATGGCAGAAAACAAGGAAGTGGAATTACTAGCCGCTCTTTATGATGAAGAAAAAGAACGGCCCACTTACACTTTTTTAAAAGGGGTTATTGGCAAAAGCTATGCGTTTGAAACCGCTTTGCGCTATGGCGTGCCGCATTTTTTGATTGAAAAAGCGAAAGCTTTCTATGGCGAAGACAAAGAAAAATTGAATGTTTTGATTGAAAATTCCAGCGCGTTAGAAAGGGAATTGAAGCAAAAAAATGAAAATTTAGAGAACGCTTTAAAAGAGCAAGAAGATTTAAAAAACGCATGGCTTTTAGAAAGGGAAAAACAAAAAGAAATCTTTCACAATAAAAAATTGGAATTGGAAAAATCCTACCAACAAGCCCTAAATATCTTAAAAAGCGAAGTCGCTTCAAAAGACACCAGCTCCATGCATAAAGAAATCCATAAAGCGAGCGAAATTTTAAACAAGCATAAAACAAGCCAGGAGATCCCACAAACGATAACGAGCTTTCAAACTAATGAAAAAGTGCGCTATAAAAATGAAAGCGTGCTGATTGTGCAAATTTTAGACAAGGGCTATTATTGGATAGAAACTGAGCTTGGCATGCGTTTGAAAGCGCATGGGAGTTTGTTGAAAAAAATCCAAAAACCCCCTAAAAACAAATTCAAACCCCCTAAAACAATCATTCCTAAACCCCAAAAAGCGAGCTTGCACCTTGATTTAAGAGGACAACGCAGCGAAGAAGCCCTGGATTTACTAGACGCTTTTTTAAACGACGCGCTTTTAGGGGGTTTTGAAGAAGTGCTTATTTGCCATGGCAAGGGGAGCGGGATTTTAGAAAAGTTTGTGAAAGAATTTTTAAAAAACCACCCTAAAGTGGTAAGCTTTAGCGACGCTCCCATTAATTTAGGCGGTAGTGGGGTTAAAATCGTTAAATTGTAG